A window of the Cannabis sativa cultivar Pink pepper isolate KNU-18-1 chromosome X, ASM2916894v1, whole genome shotgun sequence genome harbors these coding sequences:
- the LOC133032269 gene encoding uncharacterized protein LOC133032269 encodes MENITPIAVTPVAMVVPSMESTDDPPVPPTVASALPNPCRDIVLYQSEAGGSAPFPSSESTPSPTSPSVRPSLSSPSPPVSKRVTRSSSSHQSPSKPIGPPRPPSKVSIPTPTSERVQPKRKSSADTTYHPPEKKSKKKPTPVASTESSPKRSSRGSKKSKLPKVPISTVDPATVQCFVDASKASVYQRWFGSRELWFEQVVILDDFPELHEFLKLRKWVNTVTNLSAPHPILVREFYANLDRTVIAEGHPIQGVSIFDGSSAKRGDDYIWDKQEILVTHLTPFYRVLHRVALYNWFPNSHLSAVTLEIGKFLYAVGTNVSIDLPSLIFDRVLEASESTGTRNKLPFPSFVQRVLMDAHPPLTTHDYQVQNPILSKSFLSVVNRKPSSTTPSATTVSKGKSPMFKGLLDSSWQSTLLHHFPGDSLPDISLPEFHRDSFGASSDTSGNNAHMQGEPSALDPVTSSAQPDLDPPADTATPFVSTGPPSQGESGTAQEPTDHIQ; translated from the exons ATGGAGAATATCACACCCATTGCAGTCACCCCTGTTGCTATGGTTGTTCCATCCATGGAGTCGACTGATGATCCTCCAGTGCCTCCTACTGTCGCGTCTGCATTACCTAATCCCTGTCGTGACATTGTCCTTTACCAGTCGGAGGCTGGTGGTTCTGCACCTTTCCCGAGTTCAGAGTCAACTCCGTCTCCTACCTCACCTTCG GTTCGTCCTTCTCTTTCATCTCCTTCCCCACCTGTGTCCAAACGTGTCACTCGTTCTTCGTCGAGTCACCAATCTCCCTCAAAACCTATAGGCCCTCCTCGTCCTCCATCTAAGGTCTCTATTCCTACCCCAACCAGTGAACGTGTTCAACCCAAAAGAAAATCCTCTGCTGACACCACGTATCATCCCCCTGAAAAGAAATCCAAGAAAAAACCCACTCCAGTTGCCTCTACAGAGTCATCTCCCAAACGGTCGTCTAGAGGTTCTAAAAAGTCCAAACTTCCCAAAGTTCCTATATCAACTGTCGACCCTGCAACAGTACAATGCTTTGTTGATGCCTCTAAAGCCTCTGTCTATCAACGGTGGTTTGGTAGTCGTGAGCTTTGGTTCGAACAAGTGGTCATTTTAGATGATTTTCCTGAACTGCATgagtttttaaaacttaggaaATGGGTCAACACGGTCACTAACTTGTCTGCTCCCCACCCCATATTAGTTCGAGAATTCTATGCCAATCTGGATAGAACTGTTATTGCTGAGGGTCATCCAATCCAGGGTGT ATCAATCTTTGATGGGTCGAGTGCTAAGCGCGGGGATGACTATATTTGGGACAAACAGGAAATACTGGTTACTCACTTGACTCCATTCTATAGGGTTCTTCATCGAGTAGCCTTGTACAATTGGTTTCCTAATTCTCATTTGTCTGCTGTTACCCTTGAGATTGGCAAGTTCTTGTATGCTGTAGGCACTAATGTATCCATTGATCTGCCCTCGCTCATCTTTGACCGGGTACTGGAAGCATCTGAATCCACTGGCACTCGTAACAAGCTACCATTTCCAAGTTTCGTTCAACGGGTTCTCATGGATGCTCACCCTCCACTCACCACGCATGATTATCAAGTTCAGAATCCGATTCTCAGTAAGAGCTTTCTCTCGGTGGTCAACAGGAAGCCTTCTTCAACCACTCCCTCAGCAACCACAGTGAGTAAAGGCAAGTCTCCTATGTTCAAAGGGCTCTTGGATTCCAGCTGGCAG TCCACTCTTTTGCACCATTTTCCTGGGGATTCTCTGCCTGACATCTCTCTGCCTGAGTTTCATCGTGATTCGTTTGGCGCCTCATCAGACACATCTGGGAATAATGCACATATGCAGGGGGAGCCTTCAGCCTTGGATCCAGTCACTAGTTCAGCACAACCTGATCTAGATCCTCCAGCTGACACTGCAACACCCTTTGTGTCGACAGGACCACCTTCCCAGGGGGAGTCTGGCACAGCACAGGAACCTACAGATCATATTCAATGA